One genomic window of Triplophysa rosa linkage group LG11, Trosa_1v2, whole genome shotgun sequence includes the following:
- the fmnl1a gene encoding LOW QUALITY PROTEIN: formin-like protein 1 (The sequence of the model RefSeq protein was modified relative to this genomic sequence to represent the inferred CDS: substituted 1 base at 1 genomic stop codon) has product MGNAAGGLEQMEGQESKGSTGGIYPTPSIPKKKSAPPKLPMPPEEELEERFNVVLSSMNLPPDKMKLLSQYDNEKKWELVCDQERFQVKNPPSAYLTKIKSFYQDQGGVTRRFKKRLQESTQVLRELEISLRTNHIGWAQEFLNEENQGLDVLVDYLSYAQSDAPFEMDSVENGSSVSDGRRLSERSVEDLAKNVNHTPTHGMTRAARALTIRITSLAQSRKTLRNARLASQRDDVHLCIMCLRAIMNYQSGFTLVMNHPRCVNEIGLSLNNKNPRTKALVLELLAAVCLVRGGHDIIISAFNNFKDVSGEKNRFEKLMEYFMHDDSNIDFMVACMQFINIVVHSVENMNFRVHLQYEFTQLGLDQYLESLKEMESEKLQVQIQAYLDNVFDVGALLEDAENKPEIIDHVAELQDTNAQLNARLQECENGAVEKMAELEQQLMQSTKEAALLKESLKESCAQVSTLQQREREREIQREREREQERLSQPSHTERERNREKVSEEESRLEQKLKDLQEKGLVRLQRTASGSLDIEVIPVIIEKTVTHTVTVSEPAAQAPPPPVAAPPPPPPLPGAAAPPPPPPPPPPPPLPGCGGAPPPPPPPPPGGGGPPPPPPPPGFGPPPPPGAPPAPGADTGAKSRKPIQTKFRMPLLNWQALKPNQVTGTVFSELDDEHVLGELNMDMFAEQFKTKAQGSPADLSKIKVKVAEKAPSKVSLLEANKAKNLAITLRKGGMSPDAICTAIETYDQSLSLDFLELLERFIPSEXEKKLLQNYEKEGRPLEELSEEDRFMSRFVKIPRLAQRINTLTFMGNFPESVKRLQPQLDAIIAASVSIKSSSKLKKMLEIILAFGNYMNSNKRGTAYGFRLQSLDLLLDTKSTDRSQTLMHFISSMVHEKYPELTSFHTELRFIDKAAMVSLDGVLQDVRSLERGMEGTQKEFLVQDDIPALKEFVKANSDVLDSLVKDGKTAQEAYVSVVEYFGENPKTTQPSMFFPLFVRFIKAYKQAEQDNELKKKQESAAEEQTAPSPKKKDSSPQKGPMMPKMPQMDLIAELKKRQVKPQVTDGAIEGIITDLRNSPYRRADGRRTAPRQEN; this is encoded by the exons GAGAGATTTCAGGTGAAGAACCCTCCCTCAGCTTATCTGACTAAAATCAAGAGCTTCTACCAGGACCAGGGCGGAGTGACACGCAGG TTCAAGAAACGTTTGCAGGAGTCAACACAAGTCCTGAGAGAACTGGAGATCTCTCTGAGAACCAATCACATAGG GTGGGCTCAGGAGTTTCTTAATGAGGAAAACCAAGGTTTGGATGTCCTTGTGGACTACTTGTCCTACGCTCAGAGCGATGCACC GTTTGAGATGGACTCTGTGGAAAATGGCAGCTCAGTATCAGATGGCAGGAGGCTGTCAGAGAGATCGGTGGAAGATCTGGCCAAAAATGTCAATCATACTCCTACACACGGGATGACCAGAGCTGCGCGAGCACTCACTATCCG AATAACTTCTTTGGCCCAGAGCAGAAAAACTCTTCGAAATGCTCGCTTGGCCAGCCAAAGAGATGACGTTCACCTGTGCATTATGTGTCTGCGTGCTATCATGAATTACCAG TCAGGCTTCACGTTGGTCATGAATCACCCCAGATGTGTCAATGAAATTGGACTTAGTCTCAACAACAAAAACCCAAG GACTAAGGCTTTGGTGCTTGAACTGCTGGCAGCGGTGTGTCTGGTGAGAGGAGGACATGACATCATCATCTCTGCCTTTAACAACTTTAAAGAT GTGAGTGGAGAGAAGAACCGCTTTGAGAAGCTCATGGAATACTTCATGCATGATGACAGCAACATAGACTTCATG GTGGCGTGCATGCAGTTCATTAACATTGTGGTCCACTCGGTGGAGAACATGAACTTCCGTGTACATCTTCAATATGAGTTTACCCAGCTGGGTCTTGACCAGTACTTAGAG TCCCTAAAAGAGATGGAAAGTGAGAAGTTGCAAGTGCAGATCCAAGCATACTTAGATAATGTCTTTGATGTGGGAGCTCTGCTGGAGGATGCGGAGAATAAACCCGAAATAATTGACCACGTCGCAGAACTGCAGGACACCAATGCACAG CTGAATGCCAGACTGCAGGAATGTGAGAATGGAGCAGTGGAAAAAATGGCAGAACTGGAGCAACAGCtcatgcagagcacaaaagaggCAGCACTGTTGAAG gAGAGCTTGAAAGAGTCATGTGCTCAGGTGAGCACTttgcagcagagagagagagaacgagagattcaaagagagagagaacgagagcagGAGCGTCTGTCTCAACCATCacatacagagagagaaagaaaccgAGAGAAAGTGAGTGAAGAGGAGTCCAGACTGGAGCAGAAGCTGAAGGACCTACAGGAGAAAGGTTTGGTCCGTCTGCAGCGCACGGCATCTGGAAGTCTAGACATTGAAGTCATTCCAGTCATCATAGAGAAAACCGTCACTCACACAG TTACAGTATCAGAGCCTGCTGCACAAGCCCCGCCCCCTCCAGTCGCAGCCCCGCCTCCACCTCCTCCACTACCTGGAGCTGCAGCACCCccacctcctcctccaccaccaccaccaccccCTCTCCCTGGATGTGGAGGTGCTCCTCCTCCCCCACCTCCTCCCCCTCCTGGTGGTGGTGGACCACCACCGCCTCCACCCCCGCCTGGCTTTGGGCCGCCACCCCCTCCGGGTGCTCCCCCTGCACCTGGAGCTGACACAG GAGCGAAGAGCCGGAAGCCAATACAAACAAAGTTCAGGATGCCTTTGCTGAACTGGCAAGCTCTGAAGCCCAATCAAGTGACAGGAACAGTTTTCAGCGAGCTGGATGATGAGCACGTGTTAGGG GAGTTGAATATGGATATGTTTGCGGAGCAGTTTAAAACCAAAGCCCAGGGTTCTCCTGCAGATCTTTCGAAGATCAAGGTCAAGGTGGCTGAGAAAGCCCCCAGTAAAGTATCTCTTCTGGAGGCTAACAAAGCCAAAAACCTTGCCATCACCCTCCGCAAGGGAGGCATGAGTCCCGATGCCATCTGCACCGCTATTGAGAC GTATGATCAGTCTCTGAGTCTCGACTTTTTGGAGCTCCTGGAGCGTTTTATCCCATCAGAGTAAGAGAAGAAGCTTCTCCAGAACTACGAGAAAGAAGGACGCCCACTGGAAGAGCTGAGCGAGGAGGATCGCTTCATGAGTCGTTTTGTTAAAATCCCACGCCTCGCTCAGCGAATCAACACCCTCACCTTCATGGGCAACTTTCCCGAGAGTGTGAAACGCCTGCAGCCG CAACTGGATGCCATCATAGCAGCTTCCGTGTCGATCAAGTCTTCGTCTAAGCTTAAAAAGATGTTAGAG ATCATTCTGGCATTCGGGAACTACATGAACAGTAATAAAAGAGGGACAGCGTATGGATTCCGTCTTCAGAGTCTTGATCTG CTGTTAGACACAAAGTCCACAGACCGATCGCAGACTttgatgcattttatttcaagtaTGGTACATGAGAAATACCCTGAGCTGACCTCCTTCCACACAGAACTCCGCTTTATAGACAAGGCTGCAATGG TGTCTTTGGACGGTGTGCTACAGGACGTCAGATCTCTGGAGAGAGGAATGGAAGGGACCCAGAAGGAATTCCTGGTGCAGGATGACATTCCAGCGCTGAAAGAGTTTGTTAAAGCAAACAGTGATGTTCTAGATTCACTTGTTAAAGATGGCAAGACCGCACAG GAGGCCTATGTGTCTGTAGTCGAGTACTTTGGAGAAAACCCAAAGACAACTCAGCCGTCCATGTTCTTCCCACTCTTTGTAAGGTTTATCAAAGCTTATAAG CAAGCAGAACAGGACAATGAGCTGAAGAAGAAGCAAGAGAGTGCTGCAGAAGAACAGACGGCCCCCTCTCCGAAAAAGAAAGACAGCAGCCCTCAAAAG GGCCCCATGATGCCCAAGATGCCTCAGATGGATCTGATCGCAGAGCTGAAGAAGAGACAGGTGAAGCCACAGGTCACAGATGGGGCCATCGAGGGCATAATCACAG attTAAGAAATTCACCTTACAGAAGAGCTGATGGCCGGAGAACAGCTCCACGACAGGAAAACTAG